A window of the Cannabis sativa cultivar Pink pepper isolate KNU-18-1 chromosome X, ASM2916894v1, whole genome shotgun sequence genome harbors these coding sequences:
- the LOC133032164 gene encoding uncharacterized protein LOC133032164, translating to MESEMIALPSASEEAGWLRSLVAEIPLWERPILAVLIHCNSTVAIAKVQNQVVHASNIRKHGKLGWTALKLHMAKAFDKVECVTGSVQPTRGLRQGDPLSPYLFILCAEDDSLIFGSANRESCDALTEIFDTYTKAYGQAINFNKSSILFSPNVSAQIKNLFLTNLNLQDKPFISKYLGLPQCLARSKHHSFSFLKDRISSVLQSWHSKCFSKAGKEVLLKVVIQAIPAYAMACFRLPVKLCKEIEGVMARFWWGSSGDSRKIHWKNWQSLCRSKFVGGLGFQSLIHFNQAMLAKQAWRIFTQPDSLLSLTLKARYFPNSSILDAKVGHKPSFSWRSILWGRDLLASGLVWKVGNGEAIDTLKDHWIPNSRYKQTLCGLDPQQLKLSYFIDPLGSWNMDRLRSCFDDSTINDILNVPFSGLEGKDEQIWGRDSSGLFTVESAYHLALESRDIPSTSSSLDMKPFWARIWHAHIPPKVKHFVWRIVTNSVPVAILLSQRHIIPSHLCPLCNNFPETVMHALLDLDKGFADLLLCFLWTFWNQMNNAFFNRFTLDPKDIFAWCQSFLLQYLDADQKRFTPPTRCDQDLLDMDRCPPGRYQVFTDAAIDNVKQVFSLSVVVKNDSDQVIAGLVKPVAGLIAPVVAEAKVVSLAVAWTKLINLLVHALYSDCKVVVDKLNKCNWNNSVCDDVLLAVNNSLSFSPRPKVVFIKRDANTHAHNLAKLGLGLDRELLWNGSLPSL from the exons AGGTTGTTCATGCTAGTAATATTAGAAAGCATGGTAAATTAGGGTGGACTGCACTTAAGCTTCATATGGCTAAGGCTTTTGATAAGGTTGAATG TGTTACTGGTAGTGTTCAGCCTACTCGGGGTCTTAGACAGGGGGATCCCCTTTCTCCTTACTTGTTTATTTTATGTGCTGAAG ATGATAGCCTTATTTTTGGTTCTGCTAATCGAGAGTCTTGTGATGCTCTAACTGAAATCTTTGATACTTATACTAAAGCTTATGGCCAGgctattaattttaataaatcttCTATTTTGTTCTCTCCTAATGTTTCTGCTCAGATTAAAAACCTTTTCCTTACTAATCTTAATCTGCAGGATAAACCTTTCATTAGTAAGTATTTAGGTCTGCCTCAATGTCTTGCCAGGTCTAAGCATcactctttctcttttcttaaagaTAGAATTTCTTCTGTTCTTCAATCCTGGCattctaagtgtttttctaaggCTGGGAAGGAGGTCCTTCTTAAAGTTGTAATTCAAGCGATTCCTGCTTATGCAATGGCTTGTTTTAGGTTGCCTGTTAAGCTTTGTAAGGAAATTGAAGGTGTGATGGCCAGATTTTGGTGGGGTTCTTCGGGAGATTCTAGGAAAATTCATTGGAAAAATTGGCAATCTCTCTGTCGTTCTAAGTTTGTGGGGGGTTTGGGGTTTCAGTCTCTTATTCATTTTAATCAAGCTATGCTTGCTAAGCAGGCCTGGCGTATTTTTACCCAACCTGATTCTTTATTGAGTTTAACTCTTAAGGCTAGGTATTTCCCAAACTCTTCTATTCTTGATGCTAAAGTTGGTCATAAGCCTTCCTTTTCTTGGCGAAGTATCCTTTGGGGCAGGGATTTGTTGGCGTCTGGTCTAGTGTGGAAAGTGGGTAATGGAGAGGCTATTGATACCCTTAAAGACCATTGGATTCCTAATTCTAGATATAAGCAAACCCTTTGTGGTCTGGACCCTCAGCAGTTGAAACTATCTTATTTTATTGATCCTTTGGGGTCTTGGAATATGGATAGACTTCGATCTTGCTTTGATGATTCCACTATTAATGATATCTTAAATGTTCCTTTTTCTGGGCTTGAGGGTAAGGATGAGCAAATTTGGGGGAGGGATAGTTCTGGGCTTTTTACGGTTGAATCTGCTTATCACTTAGCTCTTGAATCTCGAGACATCCCTTCAACATCTTCTTCACTTGATATGAAACCTTTCTGGGCCAGAATTTGGCATGCACACATTCCTCCTAAAGTTAAACATTTTGTGTGGAGAATTGTTACTAATTCTGTGCCGGTTGCTATTTTACTCTCCCAACGACATATTATACCTTCTCATTTATGTCCTTTGTGCAATAATTTCCCTGAAACAGTTATGCATGCCTTGCTAGA TTTGGATAAAGGTTTCGCAGATTTATTGTTGTGCTTTTTATGGACCTTTTGGAATCAAATGAATAATGCTTTCTTTAATCGGTTCACTCTTGATCCAAAGGATATATTTGCTTGGTGTCAAAGCTTTCTTTTGCAGTATTTGGATGCGGACCAGAAAAGATTTACTCCTCCAACTCGGTGTGATCAGGATCTCTTGGATATGGATCGGTGTCCTCCGGGCAGGTATCAGGTTTTCACAGATGCGGCAATTGATAATGTGAAGCAGGTTTTTAGCTTAAGTGTGGTGGTGAAGAATGATTCAGATCAAGTGATTGCTGGGTTGGTGAAACCAGTTGCTGGGTTAATTGCACCGGTTGTAGCTGAAGCTAAAGTTGTTTCTCTTGCAGTTGCTTGgactaaattaattaatctgCTTGTTCATGCTTTGTATTCGGATTGTAAGGTTGTGGTTGATAAGCTTAATAAATGTAACTGGAATAATAGTGTTTGTGATGATGTCTTACTTGCTGTTAACAACTCTTTGTCCTTTAGTCCTAGACCTAAAGTTGTGTTCATTAAAAGGGATGCTAATACTCATGCTCATAATTTAGCTAAGCTTGGTTTAGGATTAGACAGGGAGTTATTGTGGAATGGTTCTTTACCTTCCTTGTAA